The Alnus glutinosa chromosome 7, dhAlnGlut1.1, whole genome shotgun sequence genome includes a region encoding these proteins:
- the LOC133872894 gene encoding uncharacterized protein LOC133872894 has product MAELFIKQAEKYVEGRPNYPPELFEFIASKTPSHDLAWDVGTGNGQAAQSLAGIYKNVIATDTSPKQLSLATMLPNIRYQQTPPTMSIAEVESNVAPESSVDVVTIAAAIHWLDRPNFYQQVKWVLKKPHGVIAAWAYFLPEVNDSVDAVVQRFYDIALEPYLEPPVRLAKDKYRSIDFPFEPVDGVDHSEPPLFVIEKLMTLDHYFTFFRSWSAYQIAREKGVELLSDDFVEDFKRAWAEDGQEQKVAKFPIFLRIGRVGNM; this is encoded by the exons atggcaGAATTGTTTATTAAGCAGGCGGAGAAATACGTGGAGGGTCGGCCGAATTACCCTCCAGAATTGTTTGAATTCATTGCTTCCAAGACACCCTCTCATGACCTTGCGTGGGACGTCGGCACCGGAAACGGTCAGGCTGCTCAATCC CTAGCTGGGATCTACAAGAATGTGATAGCCACAGATACAAGCCCAAAACAGCTCTCATTGGCGACAATGCTACCCAATATAAGATACCAACAAACCCCTCCCACCATGTCTATAGCCGAGGTTGAAAGCAATGTTGCTCCTGAATCAAGCGTCGATGTTGTGACTATTGCCGCGGCCATCCACTGGCTCGACCGACCTAATTTCTACCAACAAGTGAAATGGGTACTCAAAAAACCCCATGGGGTCATAGCTGCATGGGCCTACTTCCTACCAGAAGTTAATGACTCCGTCGACGCAGTCGTCCAACGCTTTTATGACATTGCTTTGGAACCCTATTTGGAGCCGCCGGTTAGGTTAGCGAAGGACAAGTATAGGAGCATCGATTTCCCATTTGAGCCAGTGGATGGAGTTGATCACAGTGAGCCGCCCTTGTTTGTAATTGAAAAATTGATGACTTTAGATCATTACTTTACTTTCTTCAGATCGTGGTCAGCGTATCAAATAGCGAGGGAGAAGGGTGTGGAGCTTTTGAGCGATGATTTTGTTGAGGAttttaagcgtgcttgggctgAAGATGGACAAGAACAGAAGGTTGCAAagtttccaatttttttaaggattgGAAGAGTGGGGAATATGTAA